The Parambassis ranga chromosome 14, fParRan2.1, whole genome shotgun sequence genome includes a window with the following:
- the ccdc61 gene encoding centrosomal protein CCDC61 isoform X2 — MEEGSEVMEDIVFRGVEFSVKIEVDKGLLIVEIADCMTSDQWKGEFDPAYIEDLTRKTGNFKQFPIFCSMLESAVRKTSDSVTLDLLTYADLELLRNRKAGVVSRPRSHQQSSALTAKRYLILIYTVEFDRIHYPLPLPYVGKPDPAALQKEIRALRAELSALRSDGVNNAADLEIQRLRAELLLVKQEKEAMAKVLERLQVSGSGSTPGREDWRIRDVVRTLEEQLVKERAKSQRSSSKRCQEQRLLIEQLEDLRASECALRVRVKSLTNELALLRRGRVTPVSSSHIGSRLDGEIYRSLSRERRTGYGTVRARSGSRERMEDRVQRSVERGRRADSSGPRAHIPRPSPSPTGSRVPRFDPTAYIQDRQRRQKEAEVKKQRKVRRDMLTSPTVPERGRSRSREAYPQAVRAGSRGRSLSLERRGSRNSSESSLVDMDEMANTLFRGRKQTYNGPHVSRGGLLTRKPLCSTPTQRIKDKESSIDTGAELSEIDARLQALQEYMRDLDTGH; from the exons ATGGAAGAGGGTTCTGAGGTGATGGAGGACATCGTATTTCGAGGAGTGGAGTTTTCTGTGAAGATCGAGGTTGACAAGGGCTTACTGATAGTTGAAATTGCTGACTGCATGACATCGGATCAATGGAAGGGGGAATTTGATCCAGCAT ACATTGAAGACCTTACTCGCAAAACTGGCAACTTCAAGCAGTTTCCTATTTTCTGTAGCATGTTGGAGTCAGCTGTTAGAAAG ACAAGTGATTCTGTTACACTTGACCTCCTGACCTATGCTGACCTGGAGCTACTACGTAACAGAAAAGCAGGGGTTGTCAGTCGTCCTCGCAGCCATCAGCAGTCATCTGCTCTCACTGCCAAAAGATATTTAATCCTCATATACACTGTGGAATTTGACAG AATCCATTACCCTTTACCGCTGCCCTATGTGGGTAAGCCTGACCCAGCTGCTCTGCAAAAGGAAATCAGAGCCCTCCGAGCTGAGCTGAGTGCTCTCAGATCTGATGGAGTTAACAATGCTGCAGATCTAGAAATACAGCGTCTACGAGCAGA GTTGCTCCTGGTGAAGCAAGAGAAGGAGGCAATGGCTAAGGTTTTGGAGAGACTGCAGGTTAGTGGAAGTGGTTCCACACCAGGGCGAGAAGACTGGAGAATCAGAGATGTTGTGAGGACGCTGGAGGAACAGCTTGTCAAGGAGAGGGCCAAAAGTCAGCGCTCATCCAGCAAGAGATGCCAGGAGCAGCGACTCTTAATCGAGCAG TTGGAGGATTTGAGAGCATCAGAGTGTGCTCTCCGGGTGCGAGTCAAGAGTCTCACCAATGAACTGGCGTTACTACGGAGAGG cagagTGACACCTGTGTCCAGCAGTCACATCGGCTCTCGACTTGATGGGGAAATATATCGGTCTCTTTCCCGTGAGCGGAGGACTGGCTACGGGACAGTCAGGGCTCGCTCAGGGTCTAGAGAACGGATGGAGGACAGAGTGCAAAGGTCGgtggaaagaggaagaagagcggACTCCTCAGGACCACGGGCCCACATACCTCGGCCATCACCTTCACCCACTG GGTCACGGGTACCACGCTTTGACCCAACTGCTTACATCCAGGACAGACAGCGCAGACAGAAAGAGGCAGAAGTCAAAAA ACAGAGGAAGGTGCGGCGGGACATGCTCACATCACCCACCGTCCCTGAAAGGGGCCGCTCACGTTCCAGAGAGGCATATCCTCAGGCCGTGCGtgctggcagcagaggcagGAGCCTTTCTTTGGAgcgcagagggagcaggaactCCTCTGAAAGCTCATTAGTGGATATGGATGAAATGGCCAATACATTGTTCAG aggtAGAAAACAAACTTACAATGGACCCCATGTG TCTAGAGGAGGTCTTTTGACACGGAAGCCATTATGCAGTACACCAACACAAAGAATCAAAGACAAAG AGAGCTCTATAGACACAGGTGCAGAGCTGTCAGAGATTGATGCACGGCTGCAGGCACTGCAGGAGTACATGAGGGACTTGGATACAGGACACTAA
- the ccdc61 gene encoding centrosomal protein CCDC61 isoform X1 gives MEEGSEVMEDIVFRGVEFSVKIEVDKGLLIVEIADCMTSDQWKGEFDPAYIEDLTRKTGNFKQFPIFCSMLESAVRKTSDSVTLDLLTYADLELLRNRKAGVVSRPRSHQQSSALTAKRYLILIYTVEFDRIHYPLPLPYVGKPDPAALQKEIRALRAELSALRSDGVNNAADLEIQRLRAELLLVKQEKEAMAKVLERLQVSGSGSTPGREDWRIRDVVRTLEEQLVKERAKSQRSSSKRCQEQRLLIEQLEDLRASECALRVRVKSLTNELALLRRGLDNLSVRVTPVSSSHIGSRLDGEIYRSLSRERRTGYGTVRARSGSRERMEDRVQRSVERGRRADSSGPRAHIPRPSPSPTGSRVPRFDPTAYIQDRQRRQKEAEVKKQRKVRRDMLTSPTVPERGRSRSREAYPQAVRAGSRGRSLSLERRGSRNSSESSLVDMDEMANTLFRGRKQTYNGPHVSRGGLLTRKPLCSTPTQRIKDKESSIDTGAELSEIDARLQALQEYMRDLDTGH, from the exons ATGGAAGAGGGTTCTGAGGTGATGGAGGACATCGTATTTCGAGGAGTGGAGTTTTCTGTGAAGATCGAGGTTGACAAGGGCTTACTGATAGTTGAAATTGCTGACTGCATGACATCGGATCAATGGAAGGGGGAATTTGATCCAGCAT ACATTGAAGACCTTACTCGCAAAACTGGCAACTTCAAGCAGTTTCCTATTTTCTGTAGCATGTTGGAGTCAGCTGTTAGAAAG ACAAGTGATTCTGTTACACTTGACCTCCTGACCTATGCTGACCTGGAGCTACTACGTAACAGAAAAGCAGGGGTTGTCAGTCGTCCTCGCAGCCATCAGCAGTCATCTGCTCTCACTGCCAAAAGATATTTAATCCTCATATACACTGTGGAATTTGACAG AATCCATTACCCTTTACCGCTGCCCTATGTGGGTAAGCCTGACCCAGCTGCTCTGCAAAAGGAAATCAGAGCCCTCCGAGCTGAGCTGAGTGCTCTCAGATCTGATGGAGTTAACAATGCTGCAGATCTAGAAATACAGCGTCTACGAGCAGA GTTGCTCCTGGTGAAGCAAGAGAAGGAGGCAATGGCTAAGGTTTTGGAGAGACTGCAGGTTAGTGGAAGTGGTTCCACACCAGGGCGAGAAGACTGGAGAATCAGAGATGTTGTGAGGACGCTGGAGGAACAGCTTGTCAAGGAGAGGGCCAAAAGTCAGCGCTCATCCAGCAAGAGATGCCAGGAGCAGCGACTCTTAATCGAGCAG TTGGAGGATTTGAGAGCATCAGAGTGTGCTCTCCGGGTGCGAGTCAAGAGTCTCACCAATGAACTGGCGTTACTACGGAGAGGGTTAGACAATCTAAGCGT cagagTGACACCTGTGTCCAGCAGTCACATCGGCTCTCGACTTGATGGGGAAATATATCGGTCTCTTTCCCGTGAGCGGAGGACTGGCTACGGGACAGTCAGGGCTCGCTCAGGGTCTAGAGAACGGATGGAGGACAGAGTGCAAAGGTCGgtggaaagaggaagaagagcggACTCCTCAGGACCACGGGCCCACATACCTCGGCCATCACCTTCACCCACTG GGTCACGGGTACCACGCTTTGACCCAACTGCTTACATCCAGGACAGACAGCGCAGACAGAAAGAGGCAGAAGTCAAAAA ACAGAGGAAGGTGCGGCGGGACATGCTCACATCACCCACCGTCCCTGAAAGGGGCCGCTCACGTTCCAGAGAGGCATATCCTCAGGCCGTGCGtgctggcagcagaggcagGAGCCTTTCTTTGGAgcgcagagggagcaggaactCCTCTGAAAGCTCATTAGTGGATATGGATGAAATGGCCAATACATTGTTCAG aggtAGAAAACAAACTTACAATGGACCCCATGTG TCTAGAGGAGGTCTTTTGACACGGAAGCCATTATGCAGTACACCAACACAAAGAATCAAAGACAAAG AGAGCTCTATAGACACAGGTGCAGAGCTGTCAGAGATTGATGCACGGCTGCAGGCACTGCAGGAGTACATGAGGGACTTGGATACAGGACACTAA
- the itpkca gene encoding inositol-trisphosphate 3-kinase C, whose translation MEEARKLWDLISPSSPKKPQQWLQVVGHAGSFQVGDYGTLLKKFCNGEQQCYLRLMEDILRPFVPAYYGVLQYGELDYNVMDNLLIHFNTPAIMDCKMGSRTYLEEELQLAQDRPQPRHDMYEKMVAVDPEAPTAQERAQQAVLKTRYMQWRETLSSTSTLGFRIEGFRKPNGECHTNFKRTKSREQVVEALDSFVESNTQIVRGYLRRLKQLRQALEESDFFRTHEVVGSSLLFVHDWTGKTGVWMIDFGKTATLPPHHTLDHRTPWAEGNREDGYLWGLDNLIDILNNMLPLT comes from the exons ATGGAAGAGGCAAGAAAGTTGTGGGACCtcatctctccttcctctcccaaGAAACCTCAGCAGTGGCTGCAAGTGGTCGGACATGCAG GGAGCTTCCAAGTTGGTGATTATGGCACCCTGCTGAAGAAGTTTTGTAATGGGGAGCAGCAATGCTATCTGAGGTTGATGGAGGACATTTTGAGGCCCTTTGTCCCAGCATACTATGGTGTACTGCAGTATGGCGAGCTGGATTACAACGTCATGGATAACTTGTTGATCCATTTCAACACACCTGCCATCATGGACTGCAAGATGGGCAGCCG cacttacttggaggaggagctgcaacTGGCCCAAGACCGGCCTCAGCCTCGTCACGACATGTATGAAAAGATGGTGGCTGTTGATCCTGAGGCTCCAACAGCCCAGGAAAGAGCCCAGCAGGCAGTGCTGAAAACCAGGTACATGCAGTGGAGGGAGACGCTGAGCTCGACGTCAACTCTTGGGTTCCGTATTGAAGGATTCAGA AAACCAAATGGAGAATGCCACACAAACTTCAAAAGAACTAAAAGCAGAGAACAAGTGGTAGAAGCTCTTGACAGCTTTGTTGAGTCCAATACACAGATTGTG AGGGGCTACCTGAGACGGCTAAAACAGCTGCGACAGGCCTTGGAGGAATCAGATTTTTTCCGAACACATGAG GTTGTGGGCAGTTCCTTACTGTTTGTACATGACTGGACAGGCAAAACAGGAGTGTGGATGATCGACTTTGGAAAGACAGCGACATTGCCTCCGCACCATACCTTGGACCACCGCACCCCATGGGCAGAGGGTAATCGGGAAGATGGCTACCTGTGGGGTCTGGACAACCTCATTGATATACTGAACAACATGTTGCCACTGACCTGA
- the ccdc61 gene encoding centrosomal protein CCDC61 isoform X3: MEEGSEVMEDIVFRGVEFSVKIEVDKGLLIVEIADCMTSDQWKGEFDPAYIEDLTRKTGNFKQFPIFCSMLESAVRKTSDSVTLDLLTYADLELLRNRKAGVVSRPRSHQQSSALTAKRYLILIYTVEFDRIHYPLPLPYVGKPDPAALQKEIRALRAELSALRSDGVNNAADLEIQRLRAELLLVKQEKEAMAKVLERLQVSGSGSTPGREDWRIRDVVRTLEEQLVKERAKSQRSSSKRCQEQRLLIEQLEDLRASECALRVRVKSLTNELALLRRGVTPVSSSHIGSRLDGEIYRSLSRERRTGYGTVRARSGSRERMEDRVQRSVERGRRADSSGPRAHIPRPSPSPTGSRVPRFDPTAYIQDRQRRQKEAEVKKQRKVRRDMLTSPTVPERGRSRSREAYPQAVRAGSRGRSLSLERRGSRNSSESSLVDMDEMANTLFRGRKQTYNGPHVSRGGLLTRKPLCSTPTQRIKDKESSIDTGAELSEIDARLQALQEYMRDLDTGH, encoded by the exons ATGGAAGAGGGTTCTGAGGTGATGGAGGACATCGTATTTCGAGGAGTGGAGTTTTCTGTGAAGATCGAGGTTGACAAGGGCTTACTGATAGTTGAAATTGCTGACTGCATGACATCGGATCAATGGAAGGGGGAATTTGATCCAGCAT ACATTGAAGACCTTACTCGCAAAACTGGCAACTTCAAGCAGTTTCCTATTTTCTGTAGCATGTTGGAGTCAGCTGTTAGAAAG ACAAGTGATTCTGTTACACTTGACCTCCTGACCTATGCTGACCTGGAGCTACTACGTAACAGAAAAGCAGGGGTTGTCAGTCGTCCTCGCAGCCATCAGCAGTCATCTGCTCTCACTGCCAAAAGATATTTAATCCTCATATACACTGTGGAATTTGACAG AATCCATTACCCTTTACCGCTGCCCTATGTGGGTAAGCCTGACCCAGCTGCTCTGCAAAAGGAAATCAGAGCCCTCCGAGCTGAGCTGAGTGCTCTCAGATCTGATGGAGTTAACAATGCTGCAGATCTAGAAATACAGCGTCTACGAGCAGA GTTGCTCCTGGTGAAGCAAGAGAAGGAGGCAATGGCTAAGGTTTTGGAGAGACTGCAGGTTAGTGGAAGTGGTTCCACACCAGGGCGAGAAGACTGGAGAATCAGAGATGTTGTGAGGACGCTGGAGGAACAGCTTGTCAAGGAGAGGGCCAAAAGTCAGCGCTCATCCAGCAAGAGATGCCAGGAGCAGCGACTCTTAATCGAGCAG TTGGAGGATTTGAGAGCATCAGAGTGTGCTCTCCGGGTGCGAGTCAAGAGTCTCACCAATGAACTGGCGTTACTACGGAGAGG agTGACACCTGTGTCCAGCAGTCACATCGGCTCTCGACTTGATGGGGAAATATATCGGTCTCTTTCCCGTGAGCGGAGGACTGGCTACGGGACAGTCAGGGCTCGCTCAGGGTCTAGAGAACGGATGGAGGACAGAGTGCAAAGGTCGgtggaaagaggaagaagagcggACTCCTCAGGACCACGGGCCCACATACCTCGGCCATCACCTTCACCCACTG GGTCACGGGTACCACGCTTTGACCCAACTGCTTACATCCAGGACAGACAGCGCAGACAGAAAGAGGCAGAAGTCAAAAA ACAGAGGAAGGTGCGGCGGGACATGCTCACATCACCCACCGTCCCTGAAAGGGGCCGCTCACGTTCCAGAGAGGCATATCCTCAGGCCGTGCGtgctggcagcagaggcagGAGCCTTTCTTTGGAgcgcagagggagcaggaactCCTCTGAAAGCTCATTAGTGGATATGGATGAAATGGCCAATACATTGTTCAG aggtAGAAAACAAACTTACAATGGACCCCATGTG TCTAGAGGAGGTCTTTTGACACGGAAGCCATTATGCAGTACACCAACACAAAGAATCAAAGACAAAG AGAGCTCTATAGACACAGGTGCAGAGCTGTCAGAGATTGATGCACGGCTGCAGGCACTGCAGGAGTACATGAGGGACTTGGATACAGGACACTAA